Within the Plectropomus leopardus isolate mb chromosome 15, YSFRI_Pleo_2.0, whole genome shotgun sequence genome, the region GAATGTTACGATGTAGaaactgagctggaaattccaagattgaacaaaaatagaaaatgtatgcCACGTGCATGAGCGCAGCTAAAATTagccaaacaaaaagaaaaagaaaagattgaaaagtgcataaaatgcgccaaacagtccctcaGAGCATGAATGTaggttttagttttgttttttgtttttttgcaaatttctccACCTTTTCATGCCACATTACAATTTCATATGTTTAATACTTTCTATCTTTGtgcaaataatatttattaaaatccCTCCAAAATCACCAGGTCGGAAGCGTGACCTCGCCGGAAGTGAAGGCAACACTAACGTTGATTTGACAGGTTGCACGCGGGCAGAGTAAAGATGTCTGACTGGGAAGATGAGTACGACGAGGACGGTGCTGCCATCGAGAAACCTGCAACAAAAGCAGCTCCGGCTCTGTGGAAATCGCCGCGTGATGACTGTcgcaaagaaaatgtgtttttcggtgttaaaagtggaaacaggtCTGGAGCTCCGCGAGAGCGCAGAGCGGATCGTGGCTTTGAGGGATCCGAGTTCAGGAGTCACAGAAGCGGAGGCGAAGATCGGCCGTTTCCCCGGAGCTCCGATCGCGGAGGTCCGGGAAGACGAGCATTTGGGGATGAAAAGTCGGGCTCTTCTCCGGCTGTGACCTTCACCGTAGAAAATGCTTTAGTCGGGAGGATAATAGGTTTGTTTACGGAGccaaaattacagtttgaagTTTGTAGCAAAATTTAGCCGTTAGCTACCTATGCTAACGGCTAACCTAACCTTACAAACACTGTGTGGTTAAGACCTGtgcataaatgtattttatgtttccagAACTGTGACTAGTCATGTGTGGAGATTTTGCTCTGActctaaatacattttaatccTGTTAAAGGTCGCGGAGGAGCCAAAATCCGTGAACTGGAGGAGAGCACCGGTGCGAGGATCAAGGCAAGTTCACTAATGTTAGTGTCAGAGCAGAAGAGCAGACACTTTGGGTAGAGCTCATATAAGCTGCTGTaactctgctgtttttctttttttgttattatatatttttttttttagataaacaaGGGGGACTATGAAGGTGAGGTGGTCCTCTTTGGGTCCTCTGATGCCCAGCAGAAGGCCAAGGAGATGATTGAAGAACTGGTGGCGGATGGCAACTTTGGATATCGCAATGGTACGATGTCTTTTTTCTAGAAAATGTTGGTCCGGGTCCaactgttgcatttttgttttgctaacaATAATGAAATGAGATGAACAGACCTTTTAAAAAGTATCTTAGTAGATTCAGCGAGTACTGACTATTTCATACAGGACATAATTTTGATGGTGTCAGGTCCTCTGACTTTGTCATGAAGCGAGAGGACGGCTTTGATGACTTTGTCAAGGGAAGCAGGGTACTTATGgcctgtttatttctttatgttctGAATCTGATAGTAACACTACTGTGCTGCTGATCTGTGTGTCAGGTCCTGGTCGGGGCtatggaggagcaggaggaggaggaggaggaggaggaggccgcTACAGAGGGGAAGGTGATGGAGTAAAGAATGGCTCTGTCTGGTCTGCTTCAGCGTTGCAAGCTGCAGATGTTGCCCCGGCTCATGCATCCATTGACTGGAACAGCATCCGGGAAAACAAGGACAAATATGAAGAGCTCAAGTGGAAGGGTGAGCGCTCATATACACAACAGTTCACACATTTGGAAAGTGACATGTTTTTCAATGAATTGGGCTCATTCATGGCTTTTAACTATTTGCAACTTCTTTCAGACCTCCCACCCATGAAGAAGAAGTTTTACGCGGAAGCAGAGAGCGTATCCATGCTCACAGCAGAGGAAGTCCGTGAATGGAGGTAAATCTGCCAGTAACCTTTTCATCACGTCATCTTCCCTGTGCTCACCTGTAGGGATGAGCTCTGAATCCCGTTATTAAATGAGCCCCAGTTCTTGAATTATTGAAGTACGGAGTATTGATAAGCTCTGATGTTAATGGTTCTGCTATCAGaactggaaaaataataatagaaaccAGAATATTTCTTGTTTGTTAAGGTTATATAAACGTATGCAGTTTTTTCTAACCAACTACGTTTCTAATTTGCAGTCAGATAAAAACATTCGTCTGAAATGAGCTGTGCTGCAGGAAGGGAACCTTTTTAGTTGCAAATGTTCTTGTTCAAGTTTGGGAAAGaaggcagaatattttgtttaagactgagctgtgagaaaaaaagaaaaaagttctaAATTCCTGTGATGAATTGAAATGTGATTAATTGTTTGGACTGCTGCAGTGAAATTTTTGGTGTCTTATAAACCATGAGGTTTCGGCACATTGTGTGCATGCAAcgtaaataaaaaatcaatcaatcaatcaatcagtttaTGCCTGCCTAGCTTGTACTTCATCTCTTGTTACCGAATGCACCTCAGGTGTGTTACAGTCTATAGTAGTGATTTGTTCAAAACCGTGCTAttattaaatgttgttaattttttttttaaactttattttttttccaaaagagcATTGAAATACAGTTTAACACTGCAGAACATACAAGCACCTTTGTATTTATGAAAGCAATTGCACTGATGGATGCACAAGTCAGTTCATATGgtaaatatatctatatctatatatatatacaatatccATCTTTATCAGTACAGCAGGAATTTATCAGTCcctaaatttaatgaaaaagttaTGCTTTCCGTCTCTTGACGGTAGTAACAATATCTATCCAGTCAGCCTTTGTTGGAGGTTCGGTTGTGCTGAATGTTAATTTATATTCACTCTCAAATACATGGAAAATAAAGCAATATTaattctgttctttttttcttcattatttcCCCCTTAAAATCCCTCAAAAGAACCGATAAGAGTACAGCCAAAGTACCTGGACTAGACACGAGTTATTTCAAAAACTATTCTGAAATGTTGTGAGTACAGACAGAGCCAAATATCACGACTACTTGGCTGTTATTGGCTGGCTTGCAGAGCCCCAAACCTCCCATTTTTGTCAGATATCTGAAACTAACAGTTTTCCTTCAAGTGTCTGTTGTTGGCATATTTTCCATTACAGCCTCAGTCAAATAGGTGGCACCATTGATCCATTTCTTCATGTGTTATCTAACTCGTCTGGCTGTTACACTCAGAGTGCTCCGTGCAGGTTTGCCATGTTGACACTTGTAAGCCGGCCTGTTATTTGTCAGAGATTCTCAATCCTTAAAGCTTTACAGTAATCGTGAGCATTTCTGGGAAATACAGGAAAGGTAGTTGACAGCAAGGGATTGACAGAGGTCCAAGTCTGGTTGTGCAAGACAAACAGTTAACACAAAGCTGTTATCTGTAGGACTAAGACAAAAAGTACTGAACCCTCTAGTCTGTCTCTAGGTAAATGAAACTTGTACACATTCCCGTTAGTTAACTTTATTCCATATTGGAAATGGTTTGGGTTTTAAAATGGAAGGAATATTTTCTGTCCAACTTGTAAACGATGTGGAAAATACAGGACAGGATACAGTTGATCCTCATGTCGAGTTTGAAATACAGTACAGTTTGGATTAAATGTGGTTTCTTGAACATAAACTAGAGCTAATCACATTTCGTACGTGTCCTCGTGCAGCTTGTAATGTGGTTTGGAGTCAGCCACTCTCGACCCTTCCAGTGAATTCCACAATgttcttgtttgtgttatttttttccccaacaggAAAGAGAATAACAATATCTTTGTGGACGACctgaaggaggagggggagaagcGGCCCATTCCCAATCCTTGTCGCACCTTTCTGGAGGCCTTCGAGCTTTATCCAGAGATCATGGAGAATATTCGACAAGTTGGCTTCGAAAAACCGACACCAATCCAGGTATGAGCCCGGCACCTGGGCACATTTACTTTTATAATATCCCACTACTTTAAAGTATCACTGCTGAACATGTTGAAATCAAAAGAAGTCACATTTTTCCAAGAATAGATTAAATGATGTATTGTAATTTTGCTGTCGCTAATGTAGCTTCATTTATGTCGATTACTGATAAAGCACCTCATTTTGGAACAAATATTTGtgttattctgtgtgtgtgtgtgtgtgtgtgtgtgtgtgtgtgtgtgttgcaaagACAAATGTGCTCGTAGTGACCTATCTAATTCGCTGTCTGTTGACAGTGGTAATCCCCGTGATTTACAGAGATCAATATTTGGAAATACCCACGTTTAGGGCGACCTTGACGGGAAAtattgagcctttttttttttccccaaaaaagcagaaatgaaaagaaatcttAGATGACACGATATGTTGAGAACTGTGCAAAAAGGACTTAATCATTCATAGTGTTTGTACACAAATTAACTCTTAAATTGAGATATTTAGAGTTTACACTCTGTTCAAAGTAAGTAAGTAGAAGCCACCATAGATAGTCTACTTGTACTACTGCCAAAAGAAATGATCTAAATTTAAATCGAGTGTCACATTAAAAATGGCTTCTGACATGTTGaagtttcaatttttttttacagctctcATACCTGtgacaactttttttccaattaaacataaagacagtgttgtgttttctgaaatgtaatttaattcatCCTGTACCATAAAATCCAGTGGGATGCTGCTACAGAAGCAGAGATATTTCGAACATTCAAACATTCAtctgtatatttaaatgtaaaccACAGGAGTCACATTAGATTAATGTGCATGTTGTTATAACATTGCTGAATGGTTTCTGGGCCAGTGTCTGGTGTGTATCCTGTGTTTCCCTGAGGCTGTTCAGCTGCAAATGTTGCTCTCTGCGGCTGTGTTGGTGCCAAATTCAAACTAGAGTGCTGCAAGGGGAAATGAAACGGCATCTTCTCCCTCTCAGGTTTTACTTTCATTTCCCAGTAAGAGGCTTGGTCTGATAAAATATTCTCACCGGCGTGTGCCTTCAAATAGCTGCAGAGccagtcttgtttttgtttgatgacTGTGACAAAAGTATTCATGTGGTAAATGTGAAGCTGATGAGCAGCCGCACCCTCTGCTTCGTGAAGCAGGTCGATCAGTATTTGTGCCAGTCagtggttaaaaacaaaacttattttgatGTTCTCTTTGGAACATTTTTTCCGGTCTTGCAGTCTCAATCGAAACTATTGTTGAGTTTGTCTGTTGTTCATCCAGACACGGCTCTGACATATGAATGCGTTTAAgtgttttaattgttgttttttaagtttctgtttataaacaaacaagatactGACACTGATGCTGGCagttatcttatcttatcttgtgctacgtgaggaaaaaaaataaatgtatgagaTTATCAGTCGCTCTCATCTCACTCTTGAAAGACTGAATGTTTTCTGGCTTATAATGTTAAATTTATGAATGTATGCATGCAATATATGCTATGCATGATGTTACTTAAAAACGGACTCGTGCAGAAGATATCCCTCTCATTTATCACATAAGACCCACTAGAAGTATGTGGTTGAGTATTTTTGTGCAGGGGCTCCACCCTCTGCTTGGATTTGACTAGTTTCCTGTGTCGGGGACAGTTGTGGCCCTCCAGCACTCAGATGAGATCATGGCTTTGTGAAAAAGGTCGTGAGCAGGTGCCAGATCATTAGCAAAAGGCATCCAGGAAACAGcgcagaaaatgcaaataacgTGAGACGAAACACgaaatgagagtgaatctggggttggctttctATCGCTTTAACTGAAAAGCATGTCTACAAACAGTAACACACAATCCTGTATAGTACACCTTTAAcgtcaacataaaaaaaaattgtttgattgttattatttgaCTAATTTTACAATAAGTCTCAGGAAGGCTGAAAgctaatctttttttaatgctgcctGCAGATTGCTTTTAATagtataaaaattatatttcttaaTACTTATATAATAAGTTGAACGCAGTGTATTTGCAGATTAGATACTTGGTTTGTCttagattgtgttttttgtgttcttttaatctttgattttttgattgTATGATGATGTTCTTGTTCCTTCACCAGTCTCAGGCGTGGCCGGCGCTGCTGAGCGGGGAGGACCTGATCGCCATCGCTCAGACAGGAACAGGAAAGACTCTGGCCTACCTGCTGCCAGGGTTCATCCACATGGAGGGACAGCCTGTGTGAGTTCTGGACCTGTTGCTTATTTTTCAGTGCACTCTCATCTTTCCTTTAAGGCGTCAGATTTATCTGCTCAGTCAAtcacagttttctttcttttcatttgtgtgCTGCAGCTTTAATAATTGTGCCTGTTCATCTGTCAAACTCTGTCTTTTTGTCCTTCCGTCCATTCTTGATAGGCCTAGAGCTGAGCGGGGCGGTCCAGGCATGTTGGTGCTGACTCCCACCAGAGAGCTGGCCCTGCAGATTGAAACTGAGTGCAAAAAGTACCACTACAGAGGCTACAAAAGGTCCAGCAGTCTGATGACACATCTGCGATCTTAGTATCGATAATTAATTGTCAGTCAGTAGCCTCGACCATGACCGCTCCTTCTGTTCCTTCTCTCAGTATCTGTATCTATGGCGGAGGGGATCGGAGAGGCCAGATCAACCTGGTGAGGACCGGAGTGGACATAGTGATCGCTACACCAGGCCGACTCAATGATCTCCAGATGAACGAGCTCATCAATCTTCGCTCCATCACCTACCTggtcagctgtttgtgtttttgcatcgtCATGCCTCAGTCTGTGAAATGATAAAGCTCTGATGTGTGAGCAGAAACCAGTGTCGTAAAAGGTTGCACTCTTTGTTCGATGTCTGATTTTAAGCCTCTGCGTCAGAGGTCCAGCCGTCGTATTCTCATGAATGCCACGTCCCGAATCTctgaagggaatttcttcaaattttgcacaaactgtCATTTGGACtcacattttggtggtcaaaagtcgaggtcactgtgacctcatctgtcctATTCacgtgaatgtgatatctcaaatTTGACGCAAATGTCTGCTTCGACTTGCAGATGAACTGACTCgtttttggtggtcaaggtcGCTGATTCAGATGCTGATTCTTAAGTCTGATTCCAGTTTTTTCGTGACGTGTTTGAGTACTGAACGGTCGCCTTTAATAACTGCTCTGATCATTGGGTAAAAGGTGCTGGACGAGGCTGACCGAATGCTAGATATGGGCTTTGAACCCCAGATCATGAAGATTCTCCTGGACATCCGCCCAGACCGTCAGACTGTCATGACCAGGTATGAGTCAAGTCAcaggaaacactgaaaacaagtGTTTGAGATCTCATAGTCAATGCAAAGAGTGCCAGTGCAATCCAGTGTTGGTCGGTTTTCCTTTAACAGTGTTTTACAATCCATTGATAAGTTCAGGGAAAATATTTCTTAATACTGAGATAAATATTACTCTCTTAAGAGATAATGAAGGAGTTTTTCTCTCGATTgctgcaaatagaaaaaaaactctcaccctcCCAGGGTGAGCGCTATGTTCAGAATTCTTAAAAGCAACTcaataaacagcaaaatgagTGAATGTCCACACAGAATTTAGAATTTTAAGTTCAAACCTTTTAGTGAATCTTTTCAAGCAAGCAGTGAGCAGTTTACAgagctctggatcagaaatgcctCTCCCTAGCCGATAACATCAGCGAGCCAGCCTGCATTCTGACAACCTGTCTTTCCCTGATCCAGTATTTTATActattacaataacaaaaaatgtgaatgtaggAAGAGTCATCTTCTGGTTGGCTCCCCTCATTATCTGGCTCCCCTTCCGGCATGGT harbors:
- the ddx43 gene encoding probable ATP-dependent RNA helicase DDX43 codes for the protein MSDWEDEYDEDGAAIEKPATKAAPALWKSPRDDCRKENVFFGVKSGNRSGAPRERRADRGFEGSEFRSHRSGGEDRPFPRSSDRGGPGRRAFGDEKSGSSPAVTFTVENALVGRIIGRGGAKIRELEESTGARIKINKGDYEGEVVLFGSSDAQQKAKEMIEELVADGNFGYRNGAGGGGGGGGGRYRGEGDGVKNGSVWSASALQAADVAPAHASIDWNSIRENKDKYEELKWKDLPPMKKKFYAEAESVSMLTAEEVREWRKENNNIFVDDLKEEGEKRPIPNPCRTFLEAFELYPEIMENIRQVGFEKPTPIQSQAWPALLSGEDLIAIAQTGTGKTLAYLLPGFIHMEGQPVPRAERGGPGMLVLTPTRELALQIETECKKYHYRGYKSICIYGGGDRRGQINLVRTGVDIVIATPGRLNDLQMNELINLRSITYLVLDEADRMLDMGFEPQIMKILLDIRPDRQTVMTSATWPTGVRRLSRSYLKNPMMVYVGTLDLAAVNTVQQTVLVIHEEEKKSYLLDFIRNMLPQDKVLIFVGKKLVADDLSSDLCLQGLAVQSLHGDREQCDREEALKDFKDSRVRILVATDLASRGLDVIDITHVFNYDFPRNIEEYVHRVGRTGRAGRLGAAVTLVTRENWRMAPELIPILERAGQEVPEELVLMAERYEKHKREKDLCNPRDGPGGGGRRGGGGRGGWRDGGGRENRDRNQNWGF